The Dyella caseinilytica genome has a window encoding:
- a CDS encoding autotransporter assembly complex protein TamA — protein MRWTRRLCLLPLLLIPALSHAGVQLVVDGVDDELKAAVVAGVNLSQYASRDISEAQVQRLYDRADAQVGAALQPYGYYEAHTSGKLEKTDKGWRVTLHVTPGQPVIVTSVDVQLDSTATSLAPIKTARRAIERLKGKRLDDGAYEQARDGLNGTLTANGYLDARLTVHRVEVNRGEHSAAIHLAWDVGTRYRYGQVHFDGSQFRPGFLDRYVPFKSGDYFNQDQLLKFQQALNGADYFSAVNVMPQLDTAKNGIVDIDVQLAPAKRTIYTSGLFVGTDTGVGVRGGMERRWVNRYGHKWKNDIVLAQRLKTVTSQYTIPLSGDNERSLNFGATYRDANTITSQSRTLELVANESEIWRGWVRTFGVHALTGTFTVGKTPDEPASTPGVEHGSSTLVYAEGSLVRKQADNFDFVRRGWSVSIDARSTAGDLLSSARFSEITVDARWIRAFWRNNRLILRGSLGHVWTDDFDALPPQLRFFAGGDQSIRGYSFQSLGPQNSYGRVIGGDSMVIASATLEHYFTPRWGIATFVDAGNAYNGTNVQAKIGTGVGVRWRSPVGLIRVDVGTPINDAQRHGVELHLVIGPDL, from the coding sequence ATGCGCTGGACACGTCGCCTATGCCTGCTCCCGCTGTTGCTGATCCCCGCCCTGAGTCATGCCGGGGTGCAGCTTGTCGTGGATGGCGTGGACGACGAACTCAAAGCCGCCGTGGTCGCTGGCGTCAACCTCTCGCAATACGCCTCGCGCGATATCAGCGAAGCCCAGGTGCAGCGGCTTTACGATCGCGCTGATGCGCAAGTTGGCGCCGCACTGCAGCCATATGGCTATTACGAGGCGCACACCAGCGGCAAACTGGAAAAGACCGATAAGGGCTGGCGTGTCACCCTGCATGTCACGCCGGGCCAGCCGGTGATCGTGACGTCGGTCGATGTCCAGCTCGATAGCACGGCAACCAGTCTGGCGCCGATCAAGACAGCCCGCCGCGCCATTGAACGCCTGAAGGGGAAGCGGCTGGACGACGGTGCCTACGAACAAGCGCGCGACGGCTTGAATGGCACGCTTACCGCCAATGGTTACCTCGATGCCCGCCTTACCGTACACCGCGTCGAGGTGAATCGTGGCGAACATAGCGCGGCCATCCACCTGGCCTGGGATGTGGGCACGCGTTACCGCTATGGGCAGGTGCACTTCGATGGATCGCAGTTTCGCCCGGGCTTTCTTGACCGCTACGTACCGTTCAAGTCCGGCGATTACTTCAATCAGGATCAACTGCTGAAATTCCAGCAGGCACTTAATGGTGCCGATTACTTTTCGGCGGTCAACGTGATGCCGCAGCTCGACACGGCCAAGAACGGCATTGTCGATATCGATGTGCAGCTCGCACCCGCCAAGCGCACCATCTATACCAGCGGCCTGTTTGTCGGCACCGACACCGGCGTTGGCGTGCGCGGCGGCATGGAACGACGCTGGGTGAACCGGTACGGCCACAAGTGGAAGAATGACATTGTGCTGGCGCAGCGACTGAAAACGGTCACCAGCCAGTACACCATTCCTCTGTCAGGTGACAACGAGCGCAGCCTGAATTTCGGCGCCACCTACCGCGATGCAAATACGATCACCTCGCAATCGCGCACGCTGGAACTGGTCGCCAACGAAAGCGAAATCTGGCGCGGCTGGGTTCGCACTTTCGGCGTGCATGCGCTTACCGGCACCTTCACCGTCGGCAAGACGCCTGACGAACCGGCGAGTACGCCCGGCGTGGAACACGGCAGCAGCACGCTGGTGTATGCCGAAGGCTCATTGGTGCGCAAGCAGGCCGACAATTTCGATTTCGTGCGCCGCGGTTGGTCGGTAAGCATCGATGCGCGTAGCACCGCGGGCGACCTGCTGTCTTCGGCGCGCTTCAGCGAGATCACGGTCGATGCGCGATGGATCCGAGCGTTCTGGCGCAACAACCGTCTGATTCTGCGCGGCAGTCTCGGTCACGTATGGACTGACGACTTCGACGCGCTTCCGCCGCAGCTACGTTTCTTCGCCGGCGGCGATCAATCCATTCGCGGTTACTCGTTCCAATCGCTGGGTCCGCAGAACAGTTACGGACGTGTGATCGGCGGCGATAGCATGGTTATCGCCAGCGCCACGCTGGAACACTACTTCACGCCACGCTGGGGCATCGCCACCTTTGTCGACGCCGGCAATGCCTACAATGGCACCAACGTCCAGGCGAAGATTGGTACGGGTGTGGGTGTACGCTGGCGTTCGCCGGTGGGCCTGATTCGCGTCGATGTGGGTACGCCCATCAACGATGCGCAACGACATGGGGTGGAGCTGCACCTGGTCATCGGGCCGGATCTGTGA
- a CDS encoding DHA2 family efflux MFS transporter permease subunit: MTHVSETQASHVSMHPDRRWLALIVLCMGVLMIVLDTTIVNVALPSIKTDLKFGDTALAWVVNAYMLTYGGFLLLGGRLGDLYGHRRLFLIGIGVFTFASLACGLSTTQAALVVARSVQGLGGAVVTAVALSLIMDLFTDPAERAKAMGVYGFVCAGGGSIGAMLGGVLTSSLSWHWVFLVNLPIGFAVVLASLRLLPAAPGTATSRHLDVWGAVTVTAALMLAVYAIVNGNQIGWLSSGTLGQLAVAAVLLALFLWTEARVQVPLMPLRLFRLRNLVVSNIVGVLWAAAMFAWFFLSALYMQLVLGYGPMEVGLAFLPANLIMAMFSLGISAKLVMRFGIRRPLAVGLAFAACGLLLFSRASEHGHFLTDILPGMLMLGVGAGVAFNPVLLAAMSDVGPSESGLASGVVNTAFMMGGSLGLAVLASLASWRTQVLAAAGGSQAFALTGGYQWAFLVGACFAALGALLGALLLRTRHAPAGEQPAIAH, encoded by the coding sequence ATGACGCACGTGTCTGAAACACAAGCCTCCCACGTTTCCATGCATCCCGATCGCCGCTGGCTGGCCTTGATCGTGCTGTGCATGGGCGTGCTGATGATCGTGCTCGATACCACCATCGTTAACGTGGCGCTGCCCTCGATCAAGACCGATCTGAAATTCGGCGACACCGCGCTGGCGTGGGTGGTCAATGCCTACATGCTTACCTATGGCGGTTTTCTGTTGCTGGGCGGAAGGCTGGGCGATCTGTACGGACATCGCCGCCTGTTCCTGATCGGCATTGGTGTCTTTACGTTCGCATCCCTGGCTTGTGGCCTGTCGACCACGCAGGCTGCGCTGGTGGTGGCGCGTAGCGTGCAGGGCTTGGGCGGCGCCGTGGTTACGGCGGTGGCGCTTTCGCTGATCATGGATCTGTTCACGGACCCGGCCGAACGCGCCAAGGCGATGGGTGTCTACGGATTCGTTTGTGCAGGCGGCGGCAGCATTGGTGCGATGCTGGGCGGTGTGCTGACCAGTAGTCTCAGCTGGCACTGGGTGTTTCTCGTGAACCTGCCGATCGGCTTTGCCGTGGTGCTGGCTTCGCTGCGCTTGTTGCCGGCGGCGCCGGGTACGGCGACTTCGCGGCATCTGGATGTATGGGGCGCGGTCACGGTAACCGCTGCACTGATGCTGGCGGTGTACGCCATCGTCAACGGCAACCAGATCGGTTGGCTGTCTTCAGGCACGCTTGGTCAGCTTGCCGTGGCTGCGGTGTTGCTGGCGCTGTTTCTGTGGACCGAGGCACGCGTGCAAGTGCCGTTGATGCCGCTGCGTCTGTTCCGGCTGCGCAATCTGGTGGTATCGAATATCGTCGGTGTGCTGTGGGCGGCGGCGATGTTCGCGTGGTTTTTCCTGTCGGCCTTGTACATGCAACTCGTGCTTGGTTATGGGCCGATGGAAGTGGGCTTGGCATTCCTGCCGGCCAACCTGATCATGGCGATGTTTTCGCTGGGTATTTCAGCCAAGCTGGTGATGCGTTTCGGCATTCGCCGGCCACTGGCGGTGGGACTGGCGTTTGCAGCATGCGGACTGCTGCTGTTTTCGCGGGCTTCGGAACACGGTCATTTCCTCACCGATATTCTGCCCGGCATGCTGATGCTTGGTGTCGGTGCCGGTGTTGCCTTCAATCCCGTGCTGCTGGCAGCGATGAGCGATGTCGGTCCGTCGGAATCGGGGCTCGCTTCCGGTGTGGTGAATACGGCTTTCATGATGGGTGGCTCGCTGGGTCTGGCGGTGCTTGCGAGTCTTGCTTCCTGGCGCACGCAAGTGCTGGCAGCGGCTGGCGGCAGTCAGGCATTCGCGCTTACTGGCGGCTATCAATGGGCCTTTCTCGTCGGCGCTTGTTTTGCGGCGCTGGGCGCGCTGCTTGGCGCGTTGCTATTGCGTACACGTCATGCGCCGGCCGGCGAACAGCCGGCAATTGCGCATTGA
- a CDS encoding translocation/assembly module TamB domain-containing protein produces the protein MNTPTQPTPRPPRPRRRWLRALGLGVLLIIVVLVGSLAWLLGTESGLRFALGQAQRLTHGALQVQDAQGRLMGPLDFGSLRYDDGEGTDVRVTGAHLNWLPWPLFYKRLHVLDLRVQRVDVALPKSQEESSSSSSFSLKPSLALVLDQVHVGPVTITQGGKPLFASDQLDLAGSWTNRGFRVTRLTLHAPDGHIAMDGQLGIGRSYRGKGHAEVSWNLDGTQYAGTLNAQSDGRNAQLQLALTEPMLGQLQLNLDQRKNNAWTAKLDVPAFDPKPLLGSSSLTSLAANLQGSGDQYSGSITGEVDLNDYRLQLQPLQASFDKNFSTLTLQTLQLASPQVKGQLNASGTVQLDAHPVSADLAIDWKDLQLPAEWVGQELRSHGHLAANGSAEHYHAEGDVSIGPPDKLAALALNIDGTSQQIQLHALTLRQPQGNFTATGSLTLQPELAWQLQANASKFDPGQLFAGWQGLLDADFGTQGKWIKDQPDVTLDLRKLEGQLRQRHLRGNGHLHLSPNEVVDGTLDLASANSTIKMAARPGNSNDADVTLAIASLSDWLPQAGGRLDGQFRIRGKLPKLAVNGTLQGQSLAWEDERVNQLQLQADVPDISNPGGKLELDATGAELGGLAFKQINLRGQGTSAQHQLALDAQGQQLSAALALSGALKGENWNGTLSSLSLDVSGLPRWRLQQATRLGWNNGSASLSELCLTAGDPLLCLSGNYDKAGNLDASYQLHAVPLTLVVDAIGSTNLPFRAEGTLEGNGKIRRNAAGSLTGNASITSPQGHFTYNEHPEQPVLSYTGLALNAALSPGNQQITLRAALNGNGRLDGQIGITGAQETLAGQIGLHLDNLGFINLFTDALVNVKGRLDGDFKLGGTLSEPSITGQAGVDSFAAEVPDAGLKLTDGKLIVSAADTRQLNIRGSVQSGKGALTIDGVAGLDTQTPTSITLKGNAFTAVDIPAAKVTISPDVLVRRDAQGINATGSVRLDSADVNLDKLPGSGTNKASPDVVIVDQPQQPANSGSTPITASIKVDLGQHAHLVGMGLDGHLSGVLTVDERPGRSTTGQGQVAVNGTYKAYGQNLQIQQGLLLFASTPIDNPGLNIRALRSLTPTATVDQGQQVGLQITGTAQRPVLTVFSNPVMDQSDALSYLVTGKPLSQVKGGEGSMVNAAAQALGSATGNLLAKSIGSKLGIDDIGVSSNDALNGGSAFTVGKYLSPRLYLSYGVGLFEPGQVITLRYRLSRRWNFEAQNATDFNRASLNYRIEK, from the coding sequence GTGAATACTCCTACACAGCCCACTCCTCGCCCACCCCGTCCTCGCCGCCGCTGGCTTCGCGCGCTGGGATTAGGTGTGTTGCTGATTATCGTCGTACTTGTCGGCAGCCTGGCCTGGTTGCTCGGCACGGAAAGCGGTTTGCGCTTCGCGCTTGGTCAGGCACAACGCCTGACGCACGGTGCACTGCAGGTGCAAGATGCGCAAGGCCGCCTGATGGGGCCGCTCGACTTCGGGTCACTACGCTATGACGACGGTGAAGGCACCGACGTACGTGTCACCGGCGCGCATCTGAACTGGCTTCCCTGGCCTCTGTTCTACAAGCGGCTGCACGTGCTCGACCTGCGTGTACAGCGCGTCGATGTCGCACTACCCAAGTCCCAGGAAGAATCGTCTTCATCCAGCAGCTTTTCGCTGAAGCCATCGTTGGCGCTGGTGCTGGATCAGGTACATGTTGGCCCGGTGACCATCACCCAGGGCGGCAAGCCGCTGTTCGCCTCGGATCAACTCGACCTCGCCGGCAGCTGGACCAATCGCGGCTTCCGTGTGACGCGCCTGACGTTGCACGCGCCCGATGGTCACATTGCTATGGACGGGCAGCTCGGCATCGGGCGGAGTTATCGCGGCAAGGGCCATGCGGAGGTGTCGTGGAACCTCGACGGAACGCAATACGCCGGCACGCTGAATGCGCAAAGCGACGGCCGCAACGCGCAGCTGCAACTCGCCCTGACCGAGCCCATGCTTGGGCAACTGCAGCTCAATCTGGATCAGCGCAAGAACAACGCCTGGACGGCCAAACTCGATGTACCAGCGTTCGATCCCAAGCCATTGCTCGGCAGCAGCTCGCTGACAAGCCTTGCAGCGAACCTGCAAGGCAGCGGTGACCAGTACAGCGGCAGCATCACGGGTGAAGTGGATCTCAACGACTATCGTCTGCAGCTACAACCGCTGCAGGCCAGTTTCGACAAAAACTTCAGCACACTCACATTGCAAACCTTGCAACTGGCTTCGCCACAAGTGAAAGGCCAGCTCAACGCATCAGGCACCGTGCAGTTGGATGCGCATCCGGTCAGCGCCGATCTCGCCATCGACTGGAAAGATTTGCAGCTCCCTGCCGAATGGGTCGGCCAGGAACTGCGCAGCCACGGCCATCTCGCCGCAAACGGCAGCGCCGAGCACTATCACGCCGAAGGCGACGTAAGCATCGGACCACCCGACAAGCTTGCGGCACTGGCATTGAATATCGACGGCACGTCGCAGCAGATCCAATTGCATGCACTGACCCTGCGCCAACCGCAAGGCAACTTCACTGCCACCGGCTCGCTGACCCTGCAACCTGAGCTGGCATGGCAGCTCCAAGCCAATGCCAGCAAGTTCGATCCCGGCCAGTTGTTCGCGGGCTGGCAAGGTCTGCTGGACGCTGATTTTGGTACGCAAGGCAAATGGATCAAGGATCAACCGGATGTCACGCTGGACCTGCGCAAACTGGAAGGCCAGTTGCGGCAACGTCATCTGCGCGGCAACGGCCATCTGCACCTGTCACCGAATGAGGTAGTCGACGGCACGCTGGATCTCGCCTCGGCAAACAGCACGATCAAGATGGCTGCACGCCCCGGCAACAGCAACGATGCGGATGTGACACTCGCCATCGCATCGCTGAGCGACTGGTTACCGCAAGCAGGCGGACGGCTGGACGGCCAATTCCGGATTCGTGGCAAGCTGCCAAAGCTCGCCGTCAATGGCACGCTGCAAGGCCAATCGTTGGCCTGGGAGGACGAGCGCGTCAATCAATTGCAGTTGCAGGCCGATGTACCTGACATCAGCAATCCGGGCGGAAAACTGGAACTGGATGCCACTGGCGCCGAATTGGGCGGCCTCGCCTTCAAGCAAATAAACCTGCGCGGCCAAGGCACCTCAGCACAACATCAGCTCGCCCTCGATGCGCAAGGCCAGCAGCTCTCTGCCGCGCTGGCACTCAGCGGCGCATTAAAGGGTGAAAACTGGAACGGCACGCTTTCGTCGCTCTCGCTGGATGTTTCCGGCTTGCCGCGCTGGCGTCTGCAGCAGGCGACACGTCTTGGCTGGAACAACGGCAGCGCCAGTCTGTCCGAGCTGTGCCTCACTGCAGGCGATCCGTTGCTCTGCCTCAGCGGTAACTACGACAAGGCTGGCAATCTCGATGCAAGCTACCAGCTCCATGCCGTACCACTGACGCTGGTGGTCGATGCAATCGGCAGCACCAATCTTCCGTTCAGGGCGGAAGGCACGTTGGAAGGCAACGGCAAGATCCGCCGCAACGCTGCCGGCAGCCTTACCGGCAACGCATCCATCACTTCGCCACAAGGCCATTTCACCTACAACGAGCATCCCGAACAGCCGGTGCTCAGCTACACCGGCTTGGCCCTGAACGCGGCGCTGTCGCCTGGCAATCAGCAGATCACCCTGCGCGCCGCGCTCAATGGCAACGGACGACTGGATGGACAGATCGGCATCACCGGAGCACAGGAAACGCTGGCCGGACAAATCGGCCTGCACCTGGATAATCTTGGCTTCATCAATCTGTTCACCGACGCGTTGGTCAATGTCAAAGGGCGCCTCGACGGTGACTTCAAGCTGGGCGGGACGCTTTCGGAACCATCCATCACGGGACAGGCCGGCGTCGACAGTTTTGCCGCGGAAGTTCCGGACGCGGGACTCAAACTCACCGACGGCAAACTCATCGTCAGTGCGGCCGATACCCGGCAGCTCAACATCCGCGGCAGCGTGCAATCGGGCAAAGGCGCTCTGACCATCGACGGCGTGGCCGGACTGGATACACAGACACCCACCAGCATCACGCTGAAAGGCAACGCATTCACCGCCGTCGACATTCCCGCGGCAAAGGTAACCATTTCGCCGGATGTGCTGGTGCGGCGTGACGCGCAAGGCATCAACGCGACTGGCTCGGTGCGTCTGGACAGTGCCGACGTCAATCTCGACAAGCTGCCCGGCAGCGGTACCAACAAAGCTTCGCCCGATGTCGTGATCGTCGATCAACCGCAACAACCGGCCAACAGCGGGTCCACACCCATCACCGCCTCGATCAAGGTGGATCTGGGACAACACGCGCATCTGGTCGGCATGGGTCTCGATGGGCACTTGAGCGGCGTGCTTACCGTGGATGAGCGCCCGGGACGCAGCACCACTGGCCAAGGCCAGGTCGCGGTGAATGGCACATACAAAGCCTACGGACAGAATCTGCAAATCCAGCAGGGTCTGCTGCTGTTCGCCAGCACGCCTATCGACAATCCGGGCCTCAACATCCGCGCCCTGCGCAGCCTCACACCCACTGCGACGGTCGATCAGGGACAGCAGGTGGGTTTGCAGATCACCGGCACGGCACAGCGTCCCGTACTCACAGTCTTCTCCAACCCGGTGATGGATCAATCGGATGCGCTGTCCTACCTGGTTACCGGCAAACCACTTTCACAAGTGAAAGGCGGCGAAGGCAGTATGGTCAATGCCGCAGCGCAAGCGCTTGGCTCAGCGACCGGCAATCTGCTGGCCAAAAGTATCGGCAGCAAGCTTGGTATCGACGATATCGGCGTATCAAGCAATGACGCGCTAAATGGCGGCTCCGCTTTCACCGTGGGCAAGTATCTGTCGCCGCGACTCTATCTCAGCTATGGCGTGGGTTTGTTCGAACCCGGACAGGTGATCACCCTGCGCTATCGCCTCAGCAGGCGCTGGAATTTCGAGGCGCAGAATGCCACGGATTTTAATCGCGCCAGCCTCAATTACCGCATCGAGAAATAA
- a CDS encoding DUF899 domain-containing protein, which yields MKHEVTSREAWLEARRALLAKERAHMKQGDQLNAELRALPWVKLEKSYTFDGPSGTLTLSDLFAGRSQLFVKHHMLGPGQQHHCVGCALEVDHLQGILVHLQNHDLSYVAIARAPIEEIEALRQRMGWQFPFVSSYRSDFNYDFHVSFTPEAVKEKKAFYNFRESDPGVEDLSGDSVFYKDEDGDIFHTYSAFARGCERFLGIYDFLDVSPKGRNEHGPYHGLTDWARPHDMYGKGGTIEPIGRYHAQTCTCSMHR from the coding sequence ATGAAACACGAAGTGACATCGCGCGAAGCATGGCTGGAAGCGCGTCGTGCTTTACTGGCCAAGGAGCGGGCGCATATGAAGCAGGGTGACCAGCTCAATGCGGAGCTGCGAGCGTTGCCGTGGGTGAAGTTGGAGAAGTCTTATACCTTCGATGGACCTTCTGGCACGCTGACCCTTTCAGACTTGTTTGCCGGCCGCAGCCAGTTGTTCGTGAAGCATCACATGCTGGGCCCCGGACAGCAGCATCATTGCGTGGGTTGCGCGTTGGAGGTCGATCACCTCCAGGGCATTCTGGTTCATCTGCAGAACCATGATCTCTCGTATGTGGCGATTGCGCGTGCGCCGATCGAGGAGATCGAAGCCTTGCGGCAACGCATGGGGTGGCAGTTCCCCTTCGTATCGTCGTATCGCAGTGACTTCAATTACGACTTCCATGTGTCGTTCACGCCAGAAGCGGTGAAAGAAAAGAAGGCGTTCTATAACTTCCGCGAAAGCGATCCTGGCGTTGAGGATCTTTCCGGCGATAGCGTGTTCTACAAGGATGAGGATGGCGACATTTTTCACACGTACTCGGCCTTTGCGCGGGGCTGCGAACGTTTTCTCGGCATCTACGACTTCCTTGACGTCAGCCCTAAAGGACGCAATGAGCATGGCCCGTATCACGGCCTTACCGATTGGGCGAGGCCACATGATATGTACGGCAAGGGCGGAACGATCGAGCCAATCGGGCGTTATCACGCTCAGACATGCACCTGCTCAATGCATCGATAA
- a CDS encoding glycosyltransferase family 2 protein, which produces MSATPNQPKTRPSIFTAILLALVVAALNIGLWWWGNLPHGPEDWHGQINGFAVSLFQRYQNPFNQDFPNDDQIDGDLKLLRHYTGRIRTYSTLQNPQVYRLAQKEGLKVMAGTVIDTRLDNNEKELDALIALANRYPDTIDRVLVGNEVLFRNDLPVDKMIVYLDRARAHIRQPVSIAEPDYIWLKYPQLADHVDYITIHLFPFWNGYPVSSDPQKSVAIQAAVGAYQQIKARFPNKHVVVGEVGWPSNGDRRERAYPSISNEAIFDREWMIWAQKNNVDYYLFEAFDQPWKENLGEGRTGAYWGVFSADRQLKFPFTGPVTEDTGWPWKALAASLLAIIPMIWFGIRFSRFKVTGRLFFDVLIQLACGLIVWSVTLPFNFYLDWIDWSMLVLLFPAQVAILAILLINGFEFTEVLWRRKWMRHADLLPPDPVEKQPFVSIHLACYNEPPEMVMVTLDSLAELEYQNYEVLVIDNNTKDPAIWKPVQEYCEKLGSKFRFFHLEPWPGFKAGALNFGLKETTPKADVVAVIDADYVVRKDWLSALTGYFHDPKVAVVQCPQAHRDFEHNRFRRMTAWEYDGFFRIGMHHRNERNAIIQHGTMTMVRRSALEGTGGWSEWTICEDAELGLRLMHAGYELVYVDELMGKGLTPADFKAYKSQRYRWAFGAMQILKGRWSWMTKKGPLSAGQRFHFLTGWFSWFADALHLIFTLMAIFWTAGMVGLPQVFSLPMQLFLIPIIGFFFAKAIFGFVLYRARVPCGWYDTIMASIASMGLSHAIARGILHGLTREKTSFVVTAKSRRLGGSNFAAFAPVREEMLMLLALVLCILGMARSTASHFAEGRLWMFILAAQAIPYISAMIGAWIAHKSGDKAG; this is translated from the coding sequence TTGAGCGCGACACCCAACCAACCCAAAACCAGGCCGTCGATTTTCACTGCCATCCTGCTGGCCCTGGTGGTCGCCGCGTTGAACATCGGCCTGTGGTGGTGGGGTAACCTCCCGCACGGTCCAGAGGACTGGCACGGCCAGATCAACGGCTTCGCGGTGTCGCTGTTCCAGCGCTATCAGAACCCGTTCAACCAGGATTTCCCCAACGACGACCAGATTGACGGTGATCTGAAGCTGCTGCGCCACTACACCGGCCGCATCCGCACCTATTCCACGCTGCAGAACCCGCAGGTCTATCGCCTGGCCCAGAAAGAGGGGCTGAAGGTGATGGCCGGCACGGTGATCGACACCCGGCTGGATAACAACGAGAAGGAGTTGGACGCGCTGATCGCGCTGGCCAACCGCTATCCAGACACGATTGACCGAGTACTGGTCGGCAACGAGGTGCTGTTCCGCAACGACCTGCCGGTCGACAAGATGATCGTCTACCTGGATCGCGCGCGCGCGCATATCCGCCAGCCGGTCTCGATCGCCGAGCCGGACTACATCTGGCTGAAGTATCCGCAGCTGGCCGACCACGTGGACTACATCACCATCCACCTGTTCCCTTTCTGGAACGGCTACCCGGTCTCCAGCGACCCTCAGAAATCGGTGGCCATCCAGGCGGCCGTGGGTGCTTATCAGCAGATCAAGGCCCGCTTCCCGAACAAGCACGTCGTGGTGGGCGAGGTCGGCTGGCCGTCCAACGGCGACCGCCGCGAGCGCGCCTATCCGTCGATCTCCAACGAGGCGATCTTCGACCGCGAATGGATGATCTGGGCACAGAAGAACAACGTCGACTACTACCTGTTCGAAGCCTTCGACCAGCCGTGGAAGGAAAACCTCGGTGAAGGCCGCACCGGCGCCTACTGGGGTGTATTCAGCGCCGACCGGCAGCTGAAGTTCCCGTTCACCGGCCCGGTCACGGAAGACACCGGCTGGCCGTGGAAGGCGCTGGCCGCCAGCCTGCTCGCGATCATCCCGATGATCTGGTTCGGCATCCGCTTCAGCCGCTTCAAGGTGACCGGGCGACTGTTCTTCGATGTGCTGATCCAGCTGGCCTGCGGCCTGATCGTCTGGTCGGTCACCCTACCCTTCAATTTCTACCTGGACTGGATCGACTGGAGCATGCTGGTGCTGCTGTTCCCAGCCCAGGTGGCGATCCTGGCGATCCTGCTGATCAACGGCTTCGAGTTCACCGAAGTGCTGTGGCGGCGCAAATGGATGCGCCACGCCGATCTGCTGCCGCCGGATCCGGTCGAGAAACAGCCGTTCGTCTCCATCCACCTGGCCTGCTACAACGAGCCGCCGGAGATGGTGATGGTCACGCTCGATTCGTTGGCCGAGCTCGAATACCAGAACTACGAAGTACTGGTCATCGATAACAACACCAAGGATCCGGCGATCTGGAAGCCGGTGCAGGAGTACTGCGAGAAGCTGGGTTCGAAGTTCCGCTTCTTCCACCTGGAGCCGTGGCCCGGCTTCAAGGCCGGCGCACTGAATTTCGGCCTGAAGGAAACCACCCCCAAGGCTGACGTGGTCGCGGTGATCGACGCCGATTACGTGGTGCGCAAGGACTGGCTGAGCGCCCTCACCGGCTATTTCCACGATCCGAAGGTGGCCGTCGTGCAGTGCCCGCAGGCGCATCGCGACTTCGAGCACAACCGTTTCCGCCGTATGACCGCCTGGGAGTACGACGGCTTCTTCCGTATCGGCATGCACCACCGCAACGAGCGCAACGCCATCATCCAGCACGGCACCATGACCATGGTGCGCCGCTCCGCGCTGGAAGGCACCGGAGGCTGGTCGGAATGGACCATCTGCGAAGACGCCGAACTCGGCCTGCGCCTGATGCACGCCGGCTACGAGCTGGTTTACGTCGACGAGCTGATGGGCAAGGGCCTGACGCCCGCCGACTTCAAGGCTTATAAGAGCCAGCGCTATCGCTGGGCCTTCGGCGCGATGCAGATCCTCAAGGGCCGTTGGAGCTGGATGACGAAGAAAGGCCCGCTCTCCGCCGGCCAGCGCTTCCACTTCCTCACCGGCTGGTTCAGCTGGTTTGCCGACGCCCTGCACCTGATCTTCACCTTGATGGCGATCTTCTGGACCGCCGGCATGGTGGGTCTGCCGCAAGTCTTCAGCCTGCCGATGCAGCTGTTCCTGATCCCGATCATCGGCTTCTTCTTCGCCAAGGCCATCTTCGGCTTCGTGCTGTACCGCGCACGCGTACCATGCGGCTGGTACGACACCATCATGGCGTCCATCGCCAGCATGGGTCTCAGCCACGCCATCGCGCGCGGCATCCTGCACGGCCTGACGCGCGAGAAGACCTCGTTCGTGGTGACGGCCAAGAGCCGCCGCCTGGGTGGCAGCAACTTCGCCGCCTTCGCGCCGGTGCGCGAGGAAATGCTGATGCTGTTGGCGCTCGTACTGTGCATCCTCGGCATGGCGCGCAGCACCGCCTCGCACTTCGCCGAAGGCCGGCTATGGATGTTCATCCTGGCTGCACAGGCCATTCCGTATATCTCCGCCATGATTGGCGCGTGGATTGCGCACAAGTCTGGCGATAAAGCCGGTTGA